In the genome of Drosophila subpulchrella strain 33 F10 #4 breed RU33 chromosome 2L, RU_Dsub_v1.1 Primary Assembly, whole genome shotgun sequence, one region contains:
- the LOC119546697 gene encoding uncharacterized protein LOC119546697: MAPVLRSKRSTPDRTQPKPKIKQEHVHSNIITEGMKSVGEPSPDNVKVLEAPRELRYSDTSISSSQESNPPAPQQANNRIGLIYSNQSTDQTQSGLMKVSSGTDLNGFKSLATVSVKENPFENFLQDISVAHGSKPVENLQEAMDKWRIMTPEQRGEFYAENYVLKLFNQVQNRDDIFNAVGFHPDNDLQEAVVYEGCELSEARFSNAKEHMPRVKVETNMKKTTLVRKPVKRLKTKARGVETPKKSPKIQGASSVLARRTSSVPAYKSFHRKIRQSNPGLLTVEVASLWRKMAPSEKVFYRMSSNNFIKKAQEEKREVTKQVRSNTKKVSKLPSPRRQVRKRKISRSTQAPENAFDDSESDSDARGGQLQVWTGNISGSGQSRLSWPRFEYLSKAIDKVKHLFD; encoded by the coding sequence ATGGCGCCAGTTTTGAGGTCGAAAAGATCAACCCCAGATCGAACCCAACCCAAGCCCAAAATTAAACAGGAACATGTGCATTCGAATATAATAACAGAAGGGATGAAGAGCGTAGGCGAACCATCGCCAGATAATGTTAAGGTCCTTGAAGCGCCCAGAGAATTGAGATATTCTGATACTTCGATTTCCAGTAGCCAGGAGAGTAATCCtcctgcaccacagcaagctAATAACCGAATAGGTTTAATTTATTCTAACCAGTCAACGGACCAAACGCAGAGCGGTTTGATGAAAGTTTCATCTGGGACTGATTTGAATGGCTTCAAGTCGTTAGCTACAGTGTCGGTGAAAGAAAACCCCTTCGAAAACTTTCTCCAGGATATATCCGTGGCCCACGGCAGTAAGCCCGTAGAGAATCTACAGGAAGCAATGGATAAATGGCGTATAATGACACCCGAGCAAAGAGGAGAATTTTATGCTGAGAACTATGTCCTGAAATTATTTAACCAAGTGCAAAATCGTGATGATATTTTTAATGCTGTTGGGTTTCACCCGGATAATGATTTACAAGAGGCTGTGGTTTATGAAGGGTGTGAACTTTCAGAAGCTCGGTTCAGTAATGCGAAGGAGCACATGCCAAGGGTCAAGGTTGAAACTAATATGAAGAAGACGACCCTAGTGCGTAAGCCTGTTAAGCGGTTGAAGACGAAAGCACGCGGAGTGGAGACCCCGAAAAAATCACCCAAAATACAAGGTGCTTCATCGGTACTGGCTCGTCGCACAAGTAGCGTCCCGGCCTATAAAAGTTTCCATCGCAAAATCCGGCAAAGCAATCCTGGCTTATTAACCGTGGAGGTCGCCTCTTTATGGCGTAAAATGGCCCCATCCGAAAAGGTTTTCTATCGAATGTCCAGCAAcaatttcataaaaaaggCCCAAGAGGAGAAGAGGGAAGTCACGAAGCAAGTGAGATCCAATACCAAGAAAGTTTCGAAATTGCCTAGTCCAAGGCGACAAGTAAGGAAGCGGAAAATTTCACGATCTACCCAGGCTCCCGAGAATGCCTTCGATGACTCGGAAAGCGACTCTGATGCTAGAGGTGGGCAACTCCAAGTTTGGACAGGAAACATTTCAGGATCAGGGCAAAGTAGGCTCTCCTGGCCGAGATTTGAATATTTATCAAAGGCAATAGACAAAGTAAAGCATTTATTTGACTAA